The Paenibacillus sp. FSL R7-0204 genome includes a region encoding these proteins:
- a CDS encoding XkdX family protein has product MDWYALVKRYYAAGLYSAVQVQVFVTAKKITAEQATEITADAE; this is encoded by the coding sequence ATGGACTGGTACGCATTGGTTAAGCGCTACTACGCTGCGGGGCTTTACTCAGCGGTTCAGGTGCAGGTATTTGTCACAGCCAAGAAGATTACAGCCGAACAGGCTACGGAAATCACAGCAGACGCCGAATAG
- a CDS encoding transcriptional regulator — MEQQGKASTRAKDKYNAANYDQVKLWVKKGDREHIDAAAKAVGMSRNAFILEAIEEKIKRENLEPQQE; from the coding sequence ATGGAACAGCAAGGAAAGGCTTCAACCCGGGCAAAGGATAAGTACAACGCCGCAAATTACGATCAAGTAAAACTATGGGTGAAGAAGGGCGACAGGGAGCATATCGATGCTGCTGCTAAGGCGGTGGGTATGAGCCGTAATGCCTTTATCCTGGAAGCAATTGAAGAGAAGATAAAGCGTGAGAATTTAGAGCCGCAGCAGGAGTGA
- a CDS encoding phage tail tube protein, whose protein sequence is MATTGVFPVHNNVFKVGSMGRASTALQMIEIKDLENFSISIDGNTEEWSPMDQAGWTRRAVTGKGMTISFTGKRHYGDPGNDYIAGLMLGTGQDVETKFEWTLPSGAKLSMNCVINLTAPAGGDSTNIDALEFELLSDGKPTFTAAPGGGGQ, encoded by the coding sequence TTGGCGACAACAGGCGTTTTCCCGGTGCATAACAATGTATTCAAGGTCGGTTCCATGGGCCGGGCTTCCACAGCCTTGCAGATGATCGAGATCAAAGATCTGGAGAACTTCAGCATCTCCATTGATGGTAATACAGAAGAGTGGTCCCCGATGGACCAGGCAGGCTGGACGCGCCGGGCTGTAACCGGCAAGGGCATGACAATCAGCTTCACCGGTAAGCGCCACTACGGCGACCCCGGGAATGATTATATTGCGGGCCTGATGCTGGGCACCGGTCAGGATGTAGAGACTAAATTCGAGTGGACACTGCCGAGCGGGGCCAAGCTGTCCATGAACTGTGTAATCAACCTGACCGCCCCAGCAGGCGGCGACTCTACAAACATTGATGCATTGGAGTTTGAACTATTATCAGACGGTAAGCCGACCTTTACAGCGGCACCGGGCGGAGGAGGACAATAA
- a CDS encoding XkdW family protein — protein MNIALAIMYLHPGADPMRDFVVQDNGPEPELRPGAEEKGRVRYEIKPPEDNEEPQEGVHYRYGIDYNLLTEGEDYDLIERGPHIAVWNLDSSQPTEAELQAAWEAYQEAEANKPPELTDVEQLQMDNAGILLELAQTQARQEQAEQDQASLLLSLVMGGVL, from the coding sequence ATGAATATAGCACTAGCAATCATGTACCTGCATCCGGGCGCTGACCCGATGCGGGATTTTGTTGTTCAAGACAACGGCCCGGAGCCGGAGCTGCGACCCGGTGCCGAAGAGAAGGGCCGTGTCCGGTACGAAATCAAGCCGCCGGAAGACAACGAAGAGCCGCAGGAAGGCGTACACTACCGTTACGGCATCGACTATAACCTACTGACCGAGGGCGAGGATTACGACCTGATAGAGCGCGGGCCGCATATCGCCGTCTGGAACCTGGATTCTTCGCAGCCTACGGAAGCTGAACTACAAGCAGCCTGGGAAGCGTACCAGGAGGCCGAGGCGAACAAGCCGCCGGAGCTGACGGATGTCGAGCAGCTGCAAATGGACAATGCTGGTATACTCCTGGAGCTGGCCCAGACGCAGGCAAGGCAAGAGCAGGCCGAACAGGATCAAGCATCCTTACTCCTCAGCCTGGTGATGGGGGGTGTACTATAA
- a CDS encoding minor capsid protein, which produces MMLLSEVRDWLKTQVSSPNWYIGKIDGSKPECIGLYNLNSGTPVLAIGGLDNTSYAVKAISILVHWSKNADTAERKAQEVYAALFGQPAVIAGKRVISFQMRTAEPVSVGTDDNNIFEYVIETTIYYER; this is translated from the coding sequence ATGATGCTGCTGTCTGAAGTGCGTGATTGGCTCAAGACTCAGGTGAGCTCCCCGAATTGGTATATCGGCAAGATAGACGGCAGCAAGCCGGAGTGTATCGGCCTGTACAATCTGAATAGTGGTACTCCGGTGCTGGCTATAGGCGGGCTGGATAACACCAGCTATGCAGTCAAGGCAATATCCATCCTGGTGCATTGGTCGAAGAATGCTGACACAGCGGAGCGTAAGGCCCAGGAGGTCTATGCTGCGCTATTTGGGCAGCCTGCGGTGATTGCAGGCAAGCGGGTGATTAGCTTCCAGATGCGTACCGCAGAGCCTGTCAGCGTGGGTACAGACGATAACAACATATTTGAATATGTGATTGAGACAACCATTTATTACGAGAGGTAG
- a CDS encoding phage tail protein — translation MAGSSAGRVDLDLELNSRPFQRQLNGIAGMANGLVGGAFKGLGGVIAGAFAVGGLVAFGKEAINLASDLQEVQNVVDVTFKSMSQDINNWSKGLINDFGLSELSGKKYASTMGAMLKSSGLAGLQMEQMSKQLTELSADMASFYNLGNDEAYQKVFSGMTGETEPLKALGINMSVANMEAYALSQGVTTSYQKMDQASQSLLRYNYLMSVTKDAQGDFARTSNSWANQVKIMGEQWRIFQGTMGAGFINVLTPVLRGLNWLIAKLQVAAAYFKAFTELIFGNAVGGGTAAATGAITDVGDAAAGAGGSLGDMGTAADKTGKKAKKAGKDVKGSLAGFDQLNTLAKSTADSLDDAAAGAGGAAAGLGAGLGAGFGDLDLGTPEINVDPIKQRVADLIDGIKSSFKGAWSYIAAGWAGMRPALQPFVDMLVPISKSVKNIGATFQDLKDKVLVPLAKYTLGNFIPQLVTGFTKSFAPVIAKQITWAFAEFDKTFRYSTDEAARLWTTVWLPNLDKVKNAFLIAMPVIAGALDGLLTGAINPFVDFMLNGFAIPISSSLTETLVPLFSGTLAWAVLEFAKTSQNAVAEIVDLWSGTFLPALTDIRDAFLDVIPEIGGAWQSLLDESIKPFVDYVLNDFIIPISAALLDTLVPILSDTVVWAIKEVASAFKWAVGLINDIYKTVFKPVFDLVKQIVLDTLKIIKDAWDKHGKGILDGLSGVLDNIKKIIQRLWDDVLKPIIIPFLDKLKELWEGTFKGIAVQMAEFVLNLIELGTTIFNKFISPLINKIIDVLAPAFVTGFKIILDVVTRVIESMGTVLKGVMTILNGIITFVTGVFTGNWTKAWDGVKMIFKGVFDSLYGIVKLPLNLIIDAVNKIIEGLNSISVNIPEIDVFGKKIGGGSIGLPHIPSIPRLAKGGLAYGPTLAMVGDNKGAAADPEVVSPLSTLQGMLDSSNQQMVTVLLQILAALQNTNQTAVIKLNETELGRAAIKSINTVQQQAGQTLLNM, via the coding sequence ATGGCAGGAAGCAGTGCAGGGCGGGTTGATTTAGACCTAGAGCTTAACTCCAGGCCATTCCAGCGCCAACTCAACGGCATTGCGGGTATGGCAAACGGTTTAGTAGGCGGTGCGTTTAAGGGTCTCGGCGGGGTAATCGCTGGGGCCTTTGCTGTGGGTGGGCTTGTGGCATTTGGTAAAGAGGCTATTAACCTGGCATCCGATCTGCAGGAGGTCCAGAACGTTGTCGATGTGACGTTCAAGTCTATGTCGCAGGATATCAATAACTGGTCCAAGGGCTTGATAAATGATTTCGGGCTGTCTGAGCTGTCCGGGAAGAAATACGCATCCACCATGGGGGCTATGCTTAAGTCCTCTGGGCTGGCGGGGCTGCAAATGGAGCAAATGTCCAAGCAGCTTACCGAGCTTTCGGCAGATATGGCCTCCTTTTACAATCTGGGCAATGATGAAGCTTATCAAAAAGTCTTTTCCGGTATGACCGGAGAGACTGAGCCACTTAAGGCGCTGGGCATTAACATGTCCGTTGCAAATATGGAAGCCTACGCGCTATCTCAAGGGGTTACCACATCCTATCAGAAAATGGACCAAGCCAGTCAGTCGCTGCTGCGGTATAACTACCTAATGTCCGTTACTAAGGATGCACAGGGCGACTTTGCCCGTACAAGCAATTCCTGGGCCAACCAGGTCAAAATCATGGGTGAGCAATGGAGAATCTTCCAGGGCACCATGGGCGCGGGCTTTATCAATGTGCTGACGCCGGTGCTGCGGGGGCTTAACTGGCTCATAGCCAAGCTACAGGTGGCTGCGGCGTATTTTAAAGCCTTCACGGAACTGATCTTTGGTAATGCTGTAGGAGGCGGCACAGCGGCAGCCACAGGGGCTATCACCGATGTTGGTGACGCTGCTGCGGGTGCTGGTGGCTCTTTGGGAGATATGGGCACAGCAGCCGACAAGACAGGCAAGAAGGCGAAGAAGGCAGGCAAGGACGTTAAGGGGAGCCTGGCCGGGTTTGACCAGCTCAACACGCTGGCCAAGTCCACGGCGGACTCCCTGGACGATGCAGCGGCAGGAGCTGGTGGAGCTGCTGCGGGTTTGGGTGCGGGCCTTGGCGCGGGGTTCGGGGACCTTGACCTGGGTACTCCAGAAATCAATGTGGACCCGATCAAGCAGCGGGTAGCGGATTTAATCGACGGAATCAAGTCCAGTTTTAAAGGAGCTTGGTCCTATATCGCTGCTGGTTGGGCAGGGATGCGGCCTGCGCTTCAGCCGTTCGTGGATATGTTGGTGCCGATCAGTAAATCGGTGAAGAACATCGGGGCAACCTTCCAGGACCTGAAGGACAAGGTGCTGGTGCCTCTGGCCAAGTACACGCTAGGCAACTTCATCCCGCAGCTGGTGACCGGCTTCACGAAGTCATTCGCGCCGGTGATTGCCAAGCAGATAACCTGGGCGTTTGCTGAGTTTGATAAGACGTTCCGATATTCAACAGATGAAGCGGCGCGGCTCTGGACCACGGTATGGTTGCCTAACCTGGATAAGGTGAAGAACGCCTTCTTGATTGCTATGCCGGTCATTGCAGGGGCGCTGGATGGGCTACTGACTGGGGCAATTAATCCGTTCGTGGATTTCATGCTTAACGGCTTCGCAATTCCTATCTCATCCTCTCTCACAGAGACGCTGGTGCCTCTGTTTAGCGGTACACTAGCCTGGGCAGTCCTGGAGTTTGCTAAGACTTCACAAAACGCCGTAGCGGAGATTGTAGATCTCTGGAGCGGGACGTTCCTTCCGGCATTGACGGATATCCGGGATGCGTTCCTGGATGTTATACCCGAGATCGGGGGAGCGTGGCAGAGCCTGCTGGATGAAAGTATTAAGCCGTTTGTGGATTACGTCCTGAATGACTTTATCATCCCGATCAGTGCGGCGCTGCTGGATACGCTGGTCCCTATCCTTAGTGACACGGTGGTATGGGCAATCAAGGAAGTGGCCAGCGCCTTCAAGTGGGCTGTGGGCCTGATCAATGATATCTACAAAACTGTATTTAAGCCGGTATTTGATCTTGTGAAGCAGATTGTGCTGGATACGTTGAAGATTATCAAGGATGCCTGGGATAAGCACGGCAAGGGCATACTGGACGGCCTCAGCGGGGTTCTGGACAACATCAAGAAGATAATACAGCGGCTCTGGGATGATGTGCTGAAGCCGATTATCATCCCGTTCCTCGATAAGCTCAAGGAGTTGTGGGAAGGCACCTTCAAGGGCATAGCCGTCCAGATGGCAGAGTTTGTGCTAAACCTGATCGAGCTAGGGACGACTATCTTCAATAAATTCATATCGCCGTTAATCAATAAAATTATTGATGTACTGGCCCCGGCGTTTGTCACCGGCTTTAAGATCATCCTGGATGTAGTGACCCGGGTGATTGAATCTATGGGCACGGTCCTAAAGGGCGTTATGACGATCTTAAACGGAATAATCACCTTTGTTACGGGCGTGTTTACGGGAAATTGGACCAAGGCCTGGGATGGCGTCAAGATGATATTCAAGGGAGTGTTTGACTCTTTGTACGGTATCGTCAAGCTGCCCCTAAATCTGATTATTGATGCAGTAAACAAGATTATTGAAGGCTTAAATAGCATCAGCGTCAATATTCCAGAGATTGATGTCTTCGGGAAAAAAATTGGCGGCGGCAGTATTGGGCTGCCTCACATCCCTTCTATCCCGCGCCTGGCAAAAGGTGGCTTGGCCTACGGGCCTACGCTGGCCATGGTCGGGGATAACAAGGGAGCTGCAGCAGATCCAGAGGTTGTCAGCCCCTTGTCCACACTGCAAGGGATGCTGGATAGCAGCAATCAGCAGATGGTGACCGTGCTGCTGCAGATCCTTGCCGCCCTGCAAAATACCAATCAGACGGCCGTCATAAAGCTGAATGAGACGGAGCTAGGCCGGGCGGCTATTAAGTCGATCAACACCGTGCAGCAGCAGGCAGGACAGACGCTGCTGAACATGTAG
- a CDS encoding Gp15 family bacteriophage protein: MSPTKRLPSDFSSDSSGEQWYDLREDWALIEASLNKQYSIRIRQHGDMPWSEFCTLVAGLMPDTPLGSIVTIRSEKDPKVRRGFNSDQRRIYNEWRQSQAARKLADPETLEQSTRGIEDMLARMFGGGA, from the coding sequence ATATCACCTACGAAGAGGCTACCCAGCGATTTCAGCTCTGATTCCTCCGGGGAACAATGGTATGACCTACGTGAGGATTGGGCGCTGATTGAAGCCAGCCTGAATAAGCAGTACAGCATACGTATCCGGCAGCACGGTGACATGCCATGGTCGGAGTTCTGCACCCTTGTGGCTGGACTCATGCCGGATACGCCGCTGGGCAGCATAGTCACGATCCGCAGCGAGAAAGACCCCAAGGTCCGGCGAGGATTCAACTCGGATCAACGCCGGATATACAACGAATGGCGGCAGAGTCAAGCTGCGCGGAAGCTGGCTGATCCTGAGACGCTGGAACAATCGACACGGGGCATAGAGGATATGCTGGCCCGTATGTTTGGAGGTGGCGCGTAA
- a CDS encoding hyaluronate lyase N-terminal domain-containing protein translates to MADIKKIQIKRGLSSKVPQLVLDAGELAIALDTGKLYSGDGEGNVVLLNPAAAAADTAAKLATARTISLTGDATGSVSFDGSANAPITVVLANTGVAAGTYTKLTIDAKGRVLSAAQQTAADIPNLTLSKITDAGTAASKNTGTAAGNVPILGSGGKLDTGVLPALAITQPFPVTSQAAMLALDAQIGDVAIRSDVAKNYILQAEPASTLANWLEFLVPAAAVTSVAGRTGAVTLAKGDVGLGSVENFGLATQAEAEAGTSAVKYMTPQRVAQAITAQTAVIDGGTF, encoded by the coding sequence ATGGCAGATATTAAAAAGATACAGATAAAGCGGGGACTATCTTCTAAGGTTCCGCAGCTAGTCCTTGATGCGGGGGAGCTTGCAATAGCGCTGGATACCGGCAAGCTCTATAGCGGGGATGGCGAAGGTAATGTCGTGTTGCTCAACCCAGCTGCGGCAGCAGCAGATACGGCGGCCAAACTGGCTACGGCCCGTACAATCTCACTCACAGGGGATGCTACCGGCTCTGTCTCCTTTGACGGCTCCGCCAATGCCCCTATCACCGTGGTGCTGGCTAATACCGGCGTTGCGGCAGGGACATATACCAAGTTGACCATTGATGCTAAGGGCCGGGTGCTCAGTGCAGCACAGCAGACAGCAGCGGATATCCCTAACCTGACCTTATCCAAGATCACGGATGCCGGGACAGCGGCCAGTAAAAATACCGGTACCGCAGCAGGCAACGTGCCTATATTAGGATCTGGCGGAAAGCTGGATACAGGAGTCCTGCCTGCGCTGGCCATCACACAGCCGTTCCCCGTTACATCCCAGGCGGCAATGCTTGCCTTGGATGCTCAGATCGGGGATGTGGCGATTCGGTCCGATGTGGCCAAAAACTACATCCTTCAAGCAGAACCTGCCTCCACTCTTGCCAACTGGCTAGAGTTTTTGGTGCCGGCCGCAGCGGTTACAAGCGTTGCCGGGCGGACCGGAGCCGTTACCCTTGCTAAAGGTGATGTTGGGCTGGGAAGCGTGGAGAACTTCGGGCTGGCTACGCAGGCTGAAGCCGAGGCCGGGACCAGTGCAGTGAAGTACATGACTCCGCAGCGGGTGGCGCAGGCGATCACAGCACAGACAGCCGTCATTGACGGCGGCACATTTTAA
- a CDS encoding hyaluronate lyase N-terminal domain-containing protein, producing the protein MANKIQVRRGTKAQITAAGPFAAGEPVYALDTRELVIGNGTGANTPVVTATSADITYYVRTDGNDTNTGLANTAGGAFKTIGRAIGMIPQVVNHAVNIFIGPGTYNEGIGISGLSGAGVVNISGGSNLTQSSSYVVTGRLYSQRNSCRIAFGGFRTSYAGTDAPIVVTNSMETFFQFCSTVTDTSPRQMGVFVENGKTFLYSCNISNKASAIRAHVNAEILLQDCTGQGNDTAHYAAFGGKIHVSGNPTISGITFTYATEGGIVTTFGNGVINPWGDNTTASRSFSRATSGVSVQNLAANTWTKAQYPSENNDHLNEYDTGLSRFVAKQSGVYQINATALLNNGGTAAEMVLYANGSFYQRLDYCYVTSGFSYELKGSACVELSAGDYLEIYVRSSTANTLSTGWEGAFAVSRIS; encoded by the coding sequence ATGGCAAATAAGATACAAGTACGGCGCGGCACCAAGGCGCAAATCACAGCAGCAGGACCATTTGCGGCAGGTGAGCCGGTCTACGCTTTGGATACCCGCGAGCTGGTCATAGGTAACGGTACTGGAGCTAATACGCCAGTAGTCACGGCCACATCTGCTGACATTACCTACTATGTCCGTACAGACGGCAATGACACCAATACGGGGCTGGCGAATACGGCAGGCGGGGCGTTTAAGACGATTGGCAGGGCCATCGGTATGATTCCGCAGGTTGTTAATCACGCTGTCAATATCTTCATCGGGCCGGGAACGTACAATGAAGGGATCGGTATTAGTGGTCTTTCGGGAGCGGGAGTAGTGAATATAAGTGGTGGAAGCAACTTGACTCAATCGTCTTCATACGTGGTAACTGGGAGACTATATTCTCAGCGAAATTCATGCCGAATTGCGTTCGGTGGATTTAGAACATCTTACGCAGGAACGGACGCCCCGATTGTCGTTACTAACTCAATGGAGACGTTTTTTCAATTTTGCTCAACCGTTACAGATACATCTCCAAGGCAAATGGGCGTCTTTGTTGAGAACGGAAAAACGTTTCTCTATAGTTGCAACATCAGTAACAAGGCCAGTGCTATACGCGCGCACGTTAATGCTGAAATTTTGTTACAGGACTGTACTGGACAAGGAAATGATACTGCTCATTATGCAGCATTTGGCGGTAAGATTCATGTTTCGGGTAATCCGACCATAAGCGGGATAACCTTCACATATGCCACCGAGGGGGGGATTGTTACTACCTTTGGAAATGGTGTTATTAACCCATGGGGAGATAATACAACAGCTAGTAGATCGTTTAGTCGGGCGACATCGGGGGTCAGCGTCCAAAATTTGGCGGCTAATACTTGGACTAAAGCGCAATATCCTAGCGAGAATAATGATCACCTTAATGAGTATGATACAGGATTGAGTCGTTTCGTTGCGAAACAATCTGGCGTTTATCAAATAAATGCAACTGCTTTACTTAATAACGGTGGCACAGCGGCGGAAATGGTTTTGTACGCGAATGGGTCGTTTTACCAAAGATTGGATTATTGTTATGTTACTTCGGGGTTTTCCTACGAATTAAAGGGATCGGCATGTGTAGAATTGTCTGCGGGAGATTATCTGGAGATATATGTTAGATCATCAACGGCGAACACTTTATCCACTGGGTGGGAAGGTGCTTTTGCAGTTTCTAGAATTTCATAA
- a CDS encoding DUF6711 family protein — MEIKINGTEIAAYPDKFSPGIMDIDDADSSIRTADALLHRDRVAVKRQLDMSWGVLRWPEISALLKSMADASFTVTYPDPQEGIYVTKLFYVGNRTAAVALSKGAEILWSGLKLTLTEY; from the coding sequence ATGGAAATTAAGATCAACGGAACGGAGATTGCAGCCTACCCGGATAAATTTAGCCCGGGCATCATGGACATTGACGATGCGGATTCCTCCATTCGGACGGCGGATGCTCTGCTGCACCGGGATAGAGTCGCCGTGAAGCGGCAGTTAGACATGTCCTGGGGAGTTCTGCGCTGGCCGGAGATATCGGCGCTACTAAAGTCTATGGCGGATGCATCGTTTACCGTCACGTATCCAGATCCCCAGGAGGGCATATATGTGACAAAGCTCTTTTACGTGGGCAACCGGACGGCGGCCGTGGCGCTATCCAAGGGGGCAGAAATCTTGTGGTCCGGCCTGAAGCTCACCCTGACGGAGTATTAG
- a CDS encoding capsid protein → MPYNYVDSFLTVLQQKYTKELTSSGLTTQNANFLNAKTIKVPRLDVAGYKNHSRNGGWNRQGISNDFELKVLTFDRDVEFYVDTMDVDETNQIVSAANLTTVFEAEQAIPELDKYRYSKIYADYVALGKAPDTTTLTVANALQVFDKLMQNMDEAEVPLEGRILYVTPTTFTLLKQAEEMKRVIQVQNNNGVIDRAVRQLDDVTLIQVPSSRMKTVYDFTSGAVPGVGAKQIHMILIHPQCVLAPIKHTAIYLWEPGSHTGGDGYLYQNRRYTDLFLINRKADGIQINAEPAS, encoded by the coding sequence ATGCCTTATAACTATGTAGACAGCTTCCTGACGGTTCTTCAGCAGAAGTATACGAAGGAATTGACTTCCAGCGGCTTGACCACGCAAAATGCGAATTTCTTGAATGCGAAGACAATTAAGGTTCCGCGCTTGGATGTAGCGGGGTATAAGAACCATAGCCGTAATGGCGGGTGGAATCGCCAGGGGATCAGCAATGACTTCGAGCTGAAGGTGCTGACCTTTGACCGGGATGTCGAATTCTACGTGGACACGATGGACGTGGATGAAACGAACCAGATCGTGTCTGCGGCCAACCTAACCACGGTATTTGAGGCAGAACAGGCGATCCCTGAGCTGGATAAATACCGTTACAGCAAGATTTATGCGGATTATGTTGCATTGGGCAAGGCGCCGGACACCACGACACTCACTGTAGCCAATGCGCTCCAAGTCTTTGATAAACTCATGCAAAACATGGATGAGGCGGAGGTGCCACTGGAAGGTCGTATCCTTTACGTCACACCAACAACTTTCACACTGCTCAAGCAGGCGGAAGAAATGAAGCGCGTCATTCAGGTTCAGAATAATAACGGAGTGATTGACCGGGCCGTGCGGCAGTTGGATGATGTGACACTCATTCAGGTGCCTTCCAGCCGCATGAAGACCGTATATGACTTCACCAGTGGCGCAGTACCGGGCGTTGGAGCCAAGCAAATCCATATGATCCTGATTCATCCGCAGTGTGTGCTTGCGCCGATTAAGCACACCGCTATTTACCTGTGGGAACCCGGCAGCCACACCGGCGGCGATGGATATCTGTACCAGAACCGCCGATATACGGACCTGTTCCTGATTAACCGGAAAGCTGATGGTATCCAAATCAACGCCGAACCGGCGAGCTAA
- a CDS encoding phage scaffolding protein: protein MEWLKAILKAAGVDDTKADALMGDVNKELPKHFVPKSQYNELSDTRKKLEKDVADRDTQLETLSKDAGASEGLKAEIARLQGENKTAAEKYAADLKDMTLTNAITAALNGKVHNEKVVTGMIDKNKLVIGDDGKVVGLDEQLKGLQTSDAYLFKPEEKGGGTGGFRVGGGGSAGGAGAATNEQLASIFGVADSK, encoded by the coding sequence ATGGAATGGTTGAAAGCGATTTTGAAAGCAGCAGGCGTGGATGATACAAAGGCTGACGCGCTGATGGGTGATGTGAACAAGGAACTTCCGAAGCATTTTGTTCCGAAGTCGCAGTATAACGAGCTGTCCGATACCCGAAAGAAGCTGGAGAAGGACGTTGCGGACCGTGATACGCAGCTTGAAACGCTCAGTAAGGACGCAGGTGCTTCAGAGGGCCTTAAAGCTGAGATTGCACGGCTTCAGGGTGAGAATAAGACGGCAGCTGAGAAATACGCAGCCGATTTGAAGGACATGACGTTGACAAACGCCATTACGGCGGCACTGAATGGCAAGGTTCATAACGAGAAGGTTGTCACCGGCATGATTGACAAGAACAAGCTGGTGATTGGAGATGACGGCAAGGTGGTCGGCTTGGATGAGCAGCTCAAAGGGTTGCAAACATCCGATGCCTACTTATTTAAGCCCGAGGAGAAGGGTGGAGGCACTGGCGGTTTCCGTGTTGGCGGCGGGGGCAGCGCAGGTGGAGCGGGCGCTGCAACCAATGAGCAGCTTGCAAGTATCTTCGGTGTCGCGGATAGCAAGTAA
- a CDS encoding DUF7667 family protein, with product MLPAHARLAELYHLHKAGKLSDAEGPELLQCLAINARYCWDALKLRQLSNQATATQDAVWLTELHIREEALRLTGRAPLL from the coding sequence ATGCTGCCCGCTCACGCAAGACTGGCGGAGCTGTACCACCTGCATAAAGCTGGTAAGCTCTCAGACGCTGAGGGGCCGGAGCTGCTGCAATGCCTGGCTATCAACGCCCGGTACTGCTGGGATGCGCTTAAGCTACGGCAGCTCTCCAATCAAGCCACGGCTACCCAGGATGCTGTATGGCTCACTGAGCTGCACATCCGCGAAGAGGCCCTACGCCTGACCGGGAGGGCACCGCTACTATGA
- a CDS encoding N-acetylmuramoyl-L-alanine amidase, translating into MQYRKDHIPRNTPCKRRPGYAMAATTLTIHNTGNPSSSAAGERSWLTNPSNTRQASFHIVVDEREAVECLPFTESAWHSGDGSGSKSGNRTSIGIEICESGNYAQTLDNAVKLVAGMLQERGWGVDRLRRHYDWSGKICPRLMYDGGKWTGWAQFKALVQLKLSEGDKDMKVDKASTVVNGNRLGADSVLIDGRVYVPLAEVGKALGASVEWNNVSKTATINTKGGK; encoded by the coding sequence ATGCAATATCGCAAGGATCACATACCGCGCAATACGCCCTGCAAGCGCCGCCCAGGTTACGCCATGGCCGCGACTACGTTGACCATACACAACACCGGCAACCCGTCTAGCAGCGCAGCAGGGGAGCGCTCCTGGCTCACCAACCCGTCAAATACCCGGCAAGCATCGTTTCACATTGTTGTGGATGAGCGGGAGGCGGTAGAGTGCCTGCCGTTTACCGAGTCCGCTTGGCACTCTGGGGATGGCAGCGGCAGCAAGTCCGGCAACCGGACAAGTATCGGTATCGAGATCTGTGAGAGCGGCAACTATGCGCAGACGCTGGATAATGCAGTGAAACTGGTAGCGGGGATGCTCCAGGAGCGCGGTTGGGGCGTGGATCGGCTCCGGCGGCATTATGACTGGTCCGGCAAGATATGCCCGCGCCTGATGTACGATGGGGGCAAATGGACAGGCTGGGCGCAGTTCAAGGCGCTGGTGCAGCTCAAATTATCCGAGGGGGACAAGGACATGAAGGTAGACAAGGCATCAACCGTAGTCAATGGTAACCGTTTGGGCGCGGACAGTGTTCTGATTGATGGTAGGGTGTACGTGCCTCTGGCCGAGGTAGGCAAGGCGCTGGGGGCCAGTGTTGAGTGGAACAATGTGTCCAAGACGGCGACCATCAACACGAAGGGAGGTAAGTAA
- a CDS encoding holin, producing MQNEALNTVLAFATVIAVFVLAAVEGIKRTVNVRRNALPAVGLIVGLLIGWAAYPFTDLELVLRLWSGALAGLSATGLFELAFSKREGTTKE from the coding sequence ATGCAGAATGAAGCTCTGAATACGGTTCTTGCCTTCGCTACCGTGATTGCCGTTTTTGTGCTGGCGGCGGTTGAAGGAATCAAACGGACCGTTAATGTGCGCCGCAATGCTCTGCCCGCTGTGGGTCTGATTGTGGGCCTGCTGATCGGCTGGGCCGCTTATCCTTTTACGGATCTGGAGCTGGTCCTACGGCTCTGGTCCGGGGCACTGGCTGGGTTGTCCGCTACCGGACTATTCGAGCTGGCGTTCAGCAAGCGTGAAGGAACTACGAAGGAATAG